In Lentisphaera araneosa HTCC2155, a single genomic region encodes these proteins:
- a CDS encoding transposase, protein MTAKNPKEEMNQDLKANSVPAPSSKRGRPKKKRERKIFTAQEKTEAVLSIWTESSSQSEICRNLGVNANSLQRWQDQAMEAILKAMEPARKEAKQNTLSPRLEKLLSRHIPHVSDQEMEP, encoded by the coding sequence ATGACAGCGAAGAACCCGAAAGAGGAGATGAATCAGGATCTCAAAGCGAACTCAGTACCAGCACCATCAAGCAAGCGAGGGAGGCCGAAGAAGAAACGGGAACGGAAGATATTCACAGCGCAGGAGAAGACCGAGGCTGTCCTATCTATTTGGACGGAAAGTTCGAGTCAGAGCGAAATCTGCCGGAACCTCGGAGTCAACGCCAACTCTCTTCAACGCTGGCAGGATCAGGCGATGGAGGCTATCTTAAAAGCCATGGAGCCAGCGAGGAAAGAAGCAAAGCAGAACACTCTAAGTCCACGCCTGGAGAAGTTACTCAGCCGTCACATTCCCCACGTATCGGATCAGGAGATGGAACCATAG